Proteins encoded together in one Impatiens glandulifera chromosome 1, dImpGla2.1, whole genome shotgun sequence window:
- the LOC124921035 gene encoding MADS-box protein EJ2-like, giving the protein MGRGRVELKRIENKINRQVTFAKRRNGLLKKAYELSVLCDAELALIIFSSNGKLFEFSSTSSMVKTLEKYQRCSFGLLEDSQPSHATDQDGYHEYLRLKARVDVLQRSQRNFLGEDLGPLNNKELEQLEQQLEGSLKQIRSTKTQFMLDQIAELQSKEHLLAESNRALRKKFEELVGGVPSRVSWEVGAQSSMPSYGRDNVPHHHDLHGLFLHPLGPNPTHQIGYGYNSVEVDFLNVAGGVVQNVSGFVPGWSL; this is encoded by the exons ATGGGTAGAGGGAGAGTTGAGCTGAAGAGGATAGAGAACAAAATTAACAGGCAGGTTACTTTTGCCAAGAGAAGGAATGGCCTTCTCAAGAAAGCATATGAACTCTCTGTTCTCTGCGATGCAGAACTTGCCCTTATCATCTTCTCCAGTAATGGCAAACTCTTTGAGTTCTCCAGTACTTCTAG CATGGTGAAGACTCTTGAAAAATATCAGAGGTGTAGTTTTGGTCTACTGGAGGATAGTCAGCCCTCTCATGCAACTGATCAG GATGGCTACCATGAGTATCTAAGGCTTAAGGCAAGGGTTGATGTCTTACAACGTTCTCAAAG GAACTTTCTAGGAGAAGATTTGGGTCCTTTGAACAATAAGGAACTTGAGCAGCTTGAACAACAACTGGAGGGGTCCTTGAAGCAGATCAGATCAACAAAG ACCCAGTTTATGCTTGACCAAATTGCTGAGCTTCAAAGCaag GAGCATTTGCTAGCTGAATCTAATCGAGCACTAAGAAAGAAG TTTGAAGAGCTTGTTGGGGGAGTCCCAAGCCGAGTGTCATGGGAAGTTGGTGCCCAATCTTCAATGCCAAGTTATGGTCGCGACAATGTTCCTCATCATCATGACTTGCACGGATTATTTCTCCATCCTTTAGGACCTAACCCGACTCATCAAATCGGTTATGG ATATAATTCAGTCGAAGTAGATTTTCTAAACGTGGCCGGAGGCGTAGTGCAAAATGTGTCTGGGTTTGTTCCGGGGTGGTCGCTTTGA
- the LOC124929197 gene encoding NDR1/HIN1-like protein 6, producing the protein MTDPQKIHPLVETPPARPLIPAGSSGSEKAGDPETGRFQPNNKKIRRNCCRRCICWTLITIILLIVLIGITILTLYLVFKPKIPQYSVDKLRISDLTLNLDGTLYAKFNVRITAINPNEKIGIHYEKGSRLSVWYEKTSLCRGTLPAFFQGPRMKAVLDVALEGRDNYAGAAMSAIGEAQRTGSIPLRLKVEVPVRVQMGGLKVKRVRVLGNCLVVVDSLSPNSLISIKHTNCKYKLKL; encoded by the coding sequence ATGACAGATCCCCAGAAAATACACCCTTTGGTCGAGACCCCTCCGGCTCGACCGCTCATTCCCGCCGGTTCATCCGGTTCAGAGAAGGCCGGCGATCCTGAAACCGGCCGATTTCAACCCAATAATAAGAAAATTCGCCGGAATTGCTGCCGGAGATGCATTTGCTGGACACTAATAACCATCATTCTACTCATAGTCCTCATCGGAATCACAATACTAACTTTATACCTCGTTTTCAAACCCAAAATCCCCCAATATTCAGTCGATAAGCTCCGAATATCCGATCTCACTCTCAACCTCGACGGAACGCTCTACGCTAAATTCAACGTGAGGATTACGGCCATCAATCCAAACGAGAAGATCGGAATTCATTACGAGAAAGGAAGTCGATTAAGCGTTTGGTACGAGAAAACAAGTCTTTGCAGAGGAACTCTGCCTGCGTTCTTTCAAGGACCGCGGATGAAGGCGGTTCTTGATGTGGCTTTGGAAGGACGGGATAATTACGCCGGAGCGGCGATGTCAGCGATCGGAGAAGCGCAGAGAACTGGGAGCATTCCTTTGAGGTTGAAGGTGGAGGTTCCGGTTAGGGTTCAGATGGGGGGATTGAAAGTGAAAAGGGTTAGGGTTTTGGGAAATTGTTTGGTGGTTGTTGATAGCCTTTCTCCTAATAGCTTGATTAGTATTAAACATACTAATTGCAAATATAAGCTAAAACTCTag